From Rhinopithecus roxellana isolate Shanxi Qingling chromosome 17, ASM756505v1, whole genome shotgun sequence, one genomic window encodes:
- the LOC115891965 gene encoding cysteine and histidine-rich protein 1-like, with translation MAPKPGAEWSTALSHLVLGVVSLHAAVSTAQASRGAAAGFLLQVLAATIMLAPGLSTHEDCLAGAWVATVIGLPLLAFDFHWVNGDRSSANLLLGGGMVLAVAGGHLSPEGRSVAGQAMLLVVAVTILIVAVFTANTYGMWGGTMLGVAGLLSRLEEDRLLLLPKEDICRWALAAGSWAYCRALHTQRLQWE, from the exons ATGGCCCCCAAGCCGGGGGCCGAGTGGAGCACAGCCCTGTCCCATCTGGTGCTGGGAGTGGTGTCTCTGCACGCAGCCGTGAGCACAGCCCAG GCAAGTCGAGGGGCTGCTGCTGGCTTCCTGCTCCAGGTCTTGGCTGCCACCATCATGCTGGCCCCAGGGCTGAGCACACATGAAGACTGTCTTGCTGGAGCCTGGGTGGCCACCGTCATCGGCCTGCCCCTTCTGGCCTTCGATTTCCATTGGGTGAATGGGGACCGCTCCTCTGCCAACCTGCTCCTGGGAGGAGGCATGGTGCTGGCAGTGGCTGGTGGCCACCTCAGCCCTGAGGGCCGCTCTGTGGCTGGTCAGGCAATGCTGTTGGTGGTCGCAGTGACCATCCTCATTGTAGCTGTCTTCACGGCCAACACTTATGGGATGTGGGGGGGGACGATGCTGGGTGTGGCAGGCCTCCTGAGCCGGCTGGAGGaggacaggctgctgctgctaccGAAAGAGGATATCTGTCGCTGGGCCCTGGCTGCAGGCAGCTGGGCTTACTGCCGGGCCCTGCATACACAGCGCCTGCAGTGGGAATGA
- the KIFC2 gene encoding kinesin-like protein KIFC2, with translation MYAFYSLLIYIFYSLFRRDGGAAAAAEPGDPAQRARKPRGRRRPDLPAPELWTELTGLIGSSEPENGSESGAEGRAAAVSLEEALLRLAEFLSVQLGAEESCGSPADLGQSGEVPPLLTVTSQLLALLAWLRSPRGRQALLQGTQPAPRVRPPTPDGSTSQEESTSHLAAVPGEPLGDEAQGQQPLQLEDDQREWQRLEQLILGQLEELKQQLEQQEEELGRLRLGVGATDSEKRVQHLTLENEALKQSLSLMRDLLLHWGPGPPTRAPQEEAEALVELQGRLQEAQDTTEALRAQLGVQEVQLQGLQGALQQLQQETEQNCRRELLQMHGQLAGLRARMASLRQGCGDLRGLVSTFTQSCQGSLSEARGQVSWALGALSSGGPGTQLPEGQQGPPAGCPGRLPELKGNIRVLCRLRPGTSSSLVSVEPGPGGTVTTCYRGRHRRFRLDWVFPPDASQEEVFRELEPAVLSCLRGYSVCIFTYGQTGTGKTYSMEGPPEDPGIVPRALQSLFREMGAGRQHRVTLSMVEIYNEAVRDLLAPGPPERLAVRQGPEGQGGIQVAGLTHWDVPNLETLHQMLKLGRSNRATAATAMNQRSSRSHALVTLTLRAATPPRAPGTAGTLHLVDLAGSERARKAGAAGPPRGDPDGARRLREAQTINRSLLALGGVMAALRAHRPHVPFRDSQLTRLLQPALGPGTTAVLLLQISTRPEDLGETVCSLKFAERVGQVELGPARRRRVPRSSGTPSSLSTDTPLTGTPCTPTPSPGSPPCPSPDNGSGSALTPGEGLPL, from the exons ATGTACGCCTTTTACTCGTTGCTTATCTACATCTTCTACAGCCTCTTTCGCAGGGATGGTGGCGCCGCGGCGGCCGCGGAGCCCGGGGACCCCGCCCAG AGAGCCCGCAAGCCCCGGGGTCGCCGGCGTCCAGACCTGCCCGCGCCAGAGCTGTGGACCGAGCTGACCGGCCTGATCG GCAGCTCCGAGCCTGAAAATGGGTCGGAAAGCGGAGCCGAGGGCCGCGCAGCAGCTGTGTCCCTGGAGGAGGCCCTCCTGCGCCTCGCCGAGTTCCTCTCCGTCCAGCTGGGGGCGGAAGAGAGCTGCGGGAGCCCGGCCGACCTGGGCCAG TCTGGCGAGGTCCCCCCACTGTTGACAGTGACCAGTCAGCTCTTGGCCCTTCTGGCATGGCTTCGGAGCCCCAGGGGGAGGCAGGCCCTGCTCCAGGGAACTCAGCCAGCCCCTCGGGTCCGGCCCCCCACTCCAGATG gaTCCACATCCCAAGAAGAAAGCACTTCCCACCTCGCCGCAGTCCCAGGGGAGCCACTGGGGGATGAGGCCCAGGGACAGCAGCCCCTCCAGTTGGAGGACGACCAGAGAGAGTGGCAGCGGCTGGAACAGCTCATCCTCGGACAG CTGGAGGAGCTGAAGCAGCAGCTGGAAcagcaggaggaggagctgggtcGACTGCGCCTGGGCGTG GGGGCGACAGACTCAGAGAAAAGGGTTCAGCATCTCACTCTGGAGAACGAGGCCCTGAAGCAGAGCCTGAGCCTCATGCGGGACCTTCTGCTGCACTGGGGTCCCGGCCCCCCTACCAGGGCTCCGCAG GAGGAGGCGGAGGCATTGGTGGAGCTTCAGGGCCGGCTTCAGGAGGCCCAGGACACCACAGAAGCCCTCCGAGCCCAG CTGGGGGTGCAGGAGGTGCAGCTGCAGGGCCTTCAAGGGGCCCTCCAGCAGCTCCAGCAGGAGACGGAGCAGAACTGCAGGCGCGAGTTACTGCAGATGCATGGGCAGCTGGCAG GACTTCGGGCACGGATGGCCAGCCTGCGTCAGGGCTGCGGCGATCTCCGAGGATTGGTCAGCACCTTTACCCAGAGCTGTCAGGGTTCGCTGAGTGAGGCCCGGGGCCAG GTGTCCTGGGCCTTGGGGGCACTGTCATCTGGAGGGCCTGGCACTCAGCTCCCTGAGGGGCAGCAAGGGCCTCCAGCCGGATGCCCAGGGCGGCTGCCAGAACTCAAGG GAAATATCCGTGTGCTGTGTCGACTGAGGCCAGGGACATCCTCTAGCCTCGTGAGCGTGGAGCCTGGCCCAGGGGGCACCGTCACCACCTGCTACCGGGGGCGCCATCGTCGATTCCGCCTAGACTGGGTCTTCCCTCCAGACGCCAGCCAGGAGGAG GTCTTCAGAGAGCTGGAACCTGCGGTGCTGTCCTGCCTCCGAGGCTATAGCGTCTGCATCTTCACCTATGGCCAGACAGGAACCGGGAAGACCTACAGCATGGAG GGCCCTCCTGAGGACCCTGGCATAGTTCCTAGGGCGCTGCAGTCGCTGTTCCGGGAGATGGGGGCCGGCAGGCAGCACCGGGTGACACTCAGTATGGTGGAGATCTACAATGAGGCTGTCAG GGACCTCCTTGCCCCAGGGCCTCCTGAGCGTCTGGCCGTGAGGCAGGGCCCTGAAGGCCAGGGCGGGATCCAGGTGGCTGGCCTCACCCACTGGGACGTGCCCAACCTGGAGACACTGCACCAG ATGCTGAAACTGGGGAGGAGCAACCGGGCCACCGCCGCCACCGCCATGAACCAGCGCAGCTCCCGTTCGCACGCCCTGGTCACGCTGACGCTGCGCGCGGCGACTCCACCGCGCGCTCCAGGCACCGCAG GCACGCTGCACCTGGTGGACCTGGCGGGATCCGAGCGCGCACGGAAGGCAGGGGCGGCCGGCCCGCCGCGGGGAGACCCAGACGGTGCCCGGCGCCTGCGGGAGGCCCAGACCATAAACCGCTCGCTGCTGGCGCTGGGAGGCGTGATGGCCGCACTGCGGGCCCACCGGCCGCACGTGCCCTTCCGCGACTCGCAGCTCACACGCCTGCTGCAGCCGGCCCTGGGCCCCGGCACCACCGCGGTGCTGCTGCTGCAG ATCTCCACGCGGCCAGAGGACCTCGGGGAGACAGTCTGCTCACTCAAGTTCGCCGAGCGAGTGGGTCAAGTGGAGCTGGGGCCAGCCCGGCGCCGCAGGGTCCCGCGCTCCTCCGGGACGCCCTCCTCCCTCAGTACCGACACTCCGCTCACCGGGACCCCCTGCACCCCTACGCCGTCCCCTGGCAGCCCTCCATGCCCCAGTCCTGACAACGGCTCGGGCTCGGCCCTCACGCCCGGAGAGGGCCTGCCCCTGTAG
- the FOXH1 gene encoding forkhead box protein H1 — MGPCSGSRLGPPEAESPSQPPKRRKKRYLRHDKPPYTYLAMIALVIQAAPSRRLKLAQIIRQVQAVFPFFREDYEGWKDSIRHNLSSNRCFRKVPKDPAKPQAKGNFWAVDVSLIPAEALRLQNTALCRRWQKGGARGAFAKDLGPYVLHGRPYRPPSPPPPPSEGFSIKSLLGGSGEGAPWQGLAPQSSPVPAGTGNSGEEAVPTPPLPSSERSLWSLCPLPGPTRVEGETLQGGDIGPSTLSPEPRAWPLHLLQGASVPGGLSSGGHRASLWGQLPTSYLPIYTPNVVMPLAPPPTSCPQCPPSNSPAYWGMAPETRGPPGLLWDLDALFQGVPPNKSIYDVWVSHPRDLAAPGPGWLLSWCSL; from the exons ATGGGGCCATGCAGCGGCTCCCGCCTGGGGCCCCCAGAGGCAGAGTCGCCCTCCCAGCCCcccaagaggaggaagaagaggtacCTGCGACATGACAAGCCCCCCTACACCTACTTGGCCATGATCGCTTTGGTGATTCAGGCCGCACCCTCCCGCAGACTGAAGCTGGCCCAG ATCATCCGTCAGGTCCAGGCCGTGTTCCCCTTCTTCAGGGAAGACTACGAGGGCTGGAAAGACTCCATTCGCCACAATCTTTCCTCCAACCGATGCTTCCGCAAG GTGCCCAAGGACCCTGCAAAGCCCCAGGCCAAGGGCAACTTCTGGGCGGTCGACGTGAGCCTGATCCCAGCAGAGGCGCTAAGGCTGCAGAACACAGCCCTGTGCAGACGCTGGCAGAAAGGAGGTGCGCGCGGAGCCTTCGCCAAGGACCTGGGCCCCTACGTACTGCACGGCCGGCCCTACCGGCCGCCCAGTCCCCCGCCACCACCCAGTGAGGGCTTCAGCATCAAGTCCCTGTTAGGGGGGTCCGGGGAGGGGGCACCCTGGCAGGGGCTAGCTCCACAGAGCAGCCCAGTTCCTGCAGGCACAGGGAACAGTGGGGAGGAGGCAGTGCCCACTCCACCCCTGCCCTCTTCTGAGAGGTCTCTGTGGTCCCTCTGCCCTCTTCCTGGCCCCACGAGAGTGGAGGGGGAGACTTTGCAGGGGGGAGACATCGGGCCCTCAACCCTCTCCCCAGAGCCTAGGGCCTGGCCTCTCCACTTACTGCAGGGTGCCTCAGTTCCTGGGGGGCTGTCCAGTGGGGGACACAGGGCCTCCCTCTGGGGGCAGCTGCCCACCTCCTACTTGCCTATCTACACTCCCAATGTGGTAATgcccttggcaccaccacccacCTCCTGTCCCCAGTGTCCACCATCAAACAGCCCTGCCTACTGGGGGATGGCCCCCGAAACCCGAGGGCCCCCAGGGCTGCTCTGGGATTTAGACGCCCTCTTCCAGGGGGTGCCACCCAACAAAAGTATCTACGATGTTTGGGTCAGCCACCCTCGGGACCTGGCGGCCCCTGGCCCAGGCTGGCTGCTCTCCTGGTGCAGCCTGTGA